The sequence ATAATATTTGTAAgcgtggtaatggggaggaggattctaCACACTTGTTCTTCAAATGCCCCTTCTTGATGCAGATTTgacattactggtggggggtgtggaatcATCCTTGTATTCATGCAGATTATTTGGTGTAGTTTTGGAGTAGTATGGGTAAGCATCCTAGTTTGTCTTCTTTTCTCCAAATTGTGTGGCACATAGgtcccattttcatactttggcagatcTGGATAGAGAGAAACCGAAGGAGTTTTTGGGAAGTTAGGCTAATAGTTCAACAAGTGTGGTATAGAATAATAAGTTATCTAGGATATTGtgaaagctaaatgtgaggtgaattttcctttggatagaggaGAGGCTGAAATTGTGAGTAGGATGGGTTTGTAGGAGTtgtctcttgtttcttcttgtgtcaggagaggcatatgtgctatgaagaaggttcaaagggtgggaagatggtaGCGATCCCAGAATGATTTCATAAAAATCAACACAAATGAATCCTCTTGGGGTAATCTGACTTTTGCTGGGATTGGAGGTGTTGGTAGGGACCATTTGGGGGATGCAATTTTCTTCTTTTTAATGCACAAAGGACAAAAGGATAATAATTatatggagggattagcaattttctatgccctggaGGATCTTATGTGTTGGGGTGGCATAAGGCTATATGAAAATCAGACTCAAATTATTGTTAATCTGCTAATTGAGCAAAAGGTGGTTGGGATTAATTAGTAGCTAGAATGGATTGTTCACCAGATTCGACAGAGTAGTGCCATGATGGataaggtgtctttcatccacattccctgTAAATGAAATAGAGTAGCTggttgtttggctaagtgggctttgaAACATGGTGATGAATAGAAGTTTGAGGGCATCTTTCCTAGAATTACTATCAGGATTTGCATAGAATCCTTGTTGAGGATATTGATAGTTATGAAGTTGGATGATAAATTTATTTGCTTGTAATTCTTTCCTGGATCTTGGTGACTCTGGGATTCTTATGTAATACTTGTTTCTAATTATTgttaaagtttttacccctttattcaaaaagaTATTTCATAAGTAGACCTTTTCATCAAGCGATCATCCTCCTTTCGCAAATGTGTGGCTAGCGTCAAGACAATTTTAGATCTTACCTTTCCAATCAATTTGTAGTCTCCATATATATTATAGGTAGTTGATGCTGAGAGTCAGGTGATCCATTTCAAATAAGGGAATGCCTTGGGTGTAAAAATGTTAGAACAAAATAAATTAACTAAAGtaaattattttgattataaaaATACAAACTACTCGTAATAGAATATATTAataaaggtaatctattttgaccaaatattttattttcaagcaATACTTGCATTGAGGTTTGAAATTTGACGGCCACCCCTACCTATCACAAACAATTTGGATGTTTCGATGACTTTCATTTgacatttttggaaaaatattaattgtcaaaaaaataatttataataaaatctTAAATTTTATGTATTACAAGAAGTTTCTAAATATATCTTGAGgacaatcttattaaaaatatattaaaaaataaatttactaagtttctaaattcatataagaaTATACAAACTATTCTAaagaatcatattaaaatatttttaaattgattcaattatgacaagttttgaaagtcatataagaaaatagaaactatttaaagaatcatattaatatattttaaaataatatatatcaatattataaattataatactatataatatatattaactaTTATAAATTTTTTACGGTTTATTAATTATTTGAAATGTCATATATACATCTTTACAAAAAGGCCTACTTACATCGATAGTATTTTAGTTCTTTAATAGATTTTGTTAGTTGCATACAGTTTTTTTTTAGAATTAAATGCTCTTGATTATAAAAATACAAACTACTTGCAATAGGATAAATTAAAAAACTTAATTCATTTTAAGCAAATATTTCATTGGAAGCAATACTTACATTAATAGCATTTTAGTTTTTTAGTAGATTTTGCTAGTTGCATTCTATTTATTTTTAGAAAagtattaaaaattataaatagattCAATTATCATTTCTCTAAAGTtatcttaatttttttatattgataGTATTTAGTTCTTCAATTTTTatttcctaaaaaataaaaaaagtaagaCAGCTTGAAAGAAATGATAACTGaatctatttataatttttttttagattttgctAAAAATAAACAACATGAAACTATCAAAATGTACTAAAAATCTAAAATATTATCAATATAAGTATTGCACCTAATTTCTCTTATTTCATTTTTAACAAACAAAATGTACTAAAGAACTAGATTACTATAAATGTAAGTATTCcacctaatttatttattttgtgaaattgaatattttgtcaaaatgaattaactaaaattaaataaactttgtgcaattaaataaattaataaatttaatctatttgttagaaagaaaattaaagattaaaataatttgaagaaatgataattgaaattatttatcgtttttttatttaaaaaagttaAAAACTACATATAACTAACAAAATGCACTAAAAAACTAAAATAACATATTCTGAAAAAACGATTTACAATAttatacaaaataatataaaacaatgataaaaaaatgtaaaatacaaattttttatttaaaaaaaaaaaatactaatattGTTTCATATATTTTTGAAGAATAAAATAATCTAGAACATCTCTACTGTTCATCATGAGATCTTCGAATAATAGAAAATTATAAGAATAAGCCAACAAAAACAGACCTGAAAAAATTAGTGAGACTATGACATCAACTCTGAGTCAACTCAAGTTTGAAAAGAAAAATCACAgctcaaaaataatttttatttctaacgCCACTAGAATTTGTCTATTCGCAAAAATATTATTCACATAATGTGCCCCCTAAATATAGAAAGTACAACATTAACTCTGAGTTTGAAAAGAACAATCGCAAAGATAATTTCGATTTTTAGAGGCAACCTCAATAATAAATATGGAATTTGTCTAAACAAACAATACGTATTTAATAAAATTTTCTGTGCTCCTGCGGAAATTAATAAGGGTTTGAAAGGCCAAGGGTTCTGAACTTCTGAGTATTGGAGGGAATACAAGGAACAACTTTGGTTATTCTTGTAAGTTTTCTGAAGTTTTGTGTTATACTATTAAGTAATTGGTATTTGCTTTCTGCAAAAATCCCTGTTTGATTCAATTTCAGGGATTTAATTTTGTTTGTTGACAAGATAGCCACTGCTGAATGCGAGAATGCTGTATATATCATTGTGAGATTAAACGAAAGAAAATCAGATGTTGTTTGGTCTTTTTCtgactttgtttttgtttttgcttccTTGTATTTGTGGAATGCAGGGATCcgtatgaacaacatgaaattcaaGGAAGGATGCATGGTTGAGGTTTGCCGTTCAGGTGGGGGTATATTTCAGTCTTGGTTCCGGGCTAGGATCATTTCATGTGATGCACACTATTACAAAGTGGAGTATGACAATCTTCTAGATGACAATGGAAAACGTGTAATGGAAGATGTGCGAGCCGATGCAGTTCGGCCAGAACCTCCGCACATGACAGAAATAAGAAAATTGGCTCCGGGgcatattattgaagtatatgatAATCATGCATGGAAGGCAGGCAGAATTCTCAGAGTTTTACCTGGAAGATTATTTGTTGTAAAATTAATGGAATCATTACTAGAGAGGAAATATCATCTATCTGTTATCCGTGCTCAGCTGTTTTGGCACCATAATGATGAGGTAGAAATTACTTCCACAGATTCgttattaatttgatttttgacttgtatttatctttgaaatgagAAATGCATATGGAGTTTTAGTTTCTTAATTTTAATAATTGAAGTAATTAAATTACATGTACATAGGTTTTCTCATGCTATTTGAAAATTCATTCGAAATAAATTGAGTCAGGTATGCCATGACAAGTATTTATTTCAATTGTTGATACTTACTGTTGTGCTTTTGTATGCAGGCTGGTAGAGACAATTTCTTGAAAAGGGGATGTTGGCTCAAGAAAAAGTCGGATTTTGAAAATGaatttcaggaatataatggaaaAACAAATGCTGGATACAATGAAGATGAACATGATGACAACAAACTTGGAACAAAGCATCTAAAAAGAAAAGGCAGTGAAGTCCCATGCGGCTATCAGGCAGATATTTTGAAGATTGAAGATGCCTCTGAGGAAAGGAGTGCAGATAAGAAGTTTAGGGTAGCACAAACAGCTTTGCCTGTGCAAGAAAACATTCAGTGCAGTGTAGCTAGTAGTAGCAGTAGCAATGAGTTAGATTATGTGTTACATTCTGATATGAAGAATTCAAAACACGAATTAGAAATTAGTGCATACCGTTACACAATGAGAGCTTTTTATGCTTCTGGGTGTTTAACTTGGGGGCGAGAAACCTTGCTGACAAATCTTCGTCATGAGTTGCACATTTCTGATGATGAGCATTCATCTGAGTTGTCATGGTTGTGCTCAAGAAAAGCTATGTAAGCTAACTTCTCTGTAAGATTCCTTCAGTGATATGTAATTCAAAATTCTTTCAAGAATGCCTTTTAAACTGTTTGTTCTTGTGAGTAAAAATGATACATTCCCTTGCTTCTGATTTGCAGAAAATGATACATTGAATAGAAAAAATCTCGTGTTACTCTACTTTCCATAGCATCTGTCTATTAGTGTTACCCAATAACATTATGCTTTATGGGGATAAACATTCTTGAACGTCGCCCCTCCTTACTCCTATGTTTGCGATTAGGGCTTTATCCCTCAGCAATAGGGATAACTGGAAAGGAATAAAAACTAAACCTGTTCATCAATTTCTATATTTTCCAGAACTAAACAGCATGTAATTAATAAAATGAACTAAATATTATCAATATAAGTATTGTACCtagtttttattattttcttgaatttaaaaaatatttaatgaaaatgaattggttaaaattaaatattttttgtgtAGAGATAGAAATAGTTATTGAACCTATTTACCATATTATACAAAAtactataaaaatataaaatacaaattATTTGAGTATTGGTGTGGTGTGAAGTCAATTCAAGTGTTTGGCTTGGATTATATACAAGGTTTAATTTTGGTTTTTTCTTCTAAGTTTTTAGAatctttgtatttttcttcttAGGCAATCAGTATTTTTGTTTCATATTGTTATCCTCACAAAGATCTTTGTTCGAGTCAATTTAAATTATGGGGTGGATGGCTGTAATATTGTTATTTAATAGACTTGTCTTAGTTTTAGCTTTATTttgaataatttaattatttcaatttgattTATTTCTCATTTATTGAGGTGCTAAAAAATATAGAGGGTTGTAGCCTCTAGTGACATTT is a genomic window of Cryptomeria japonica chromosome 7, Sugi_1.0, whole genome shotgun sequence containing:
- the LOC131857167 gene encoding uncharacterized protein LOC131857167, with protein sequence MNNMKFKEGCMVEVCRSGGGIFQSWFRARIISCDAHYYKVEYDNLLDDNGKRVMEDVRADAVRPEPPHMTEIRKLAPGHIIEVYDNHAWKAGRILRVLPGRLFVVKLMESLLERKYHLSVIRAQLFWHHNDEAGRDNFLKRGCWLKKKSDFENEFQEYNGKTNAGYNEDEHDDNKLGTKHLKRKGSEVPCGYQADILKIEDASEERSADKKFRVAQTALPVQENIQCSVASSSSSNELDYVLHSDMKNSKHELEISAYRYTMRAFYASGCLTWGRETLLTNLRHELHISDDEHSSELSWLCSRKAM